One Rhodothermales bacterium genomic region harbors:
- a CDS encoding NADH-quinone oxidoreductase subunit M, whose translation MDLLAGLSHLVSWVIFLPALGALVTLLMPSDGAVRWAALGTTLVTFVVSLGLWFGFDPAVSTGEGPQLVEQTLNWFPGVDITYFVGVDGLNLLLLLLTTLLGPIIVLSSWTYIGKHVKGYFALLLILETGVLGVFASFDLFLFYIFFELTLIPMYFIIGIWGGENRVYAAVKFVLYTLFGSLLMLVGLLWIGFAAGDAVNGGVFTTNWYKLLAFGVPLGSQTWLFVLFALAFFIKVPLFPFHTWLPDAHVQAPTGGSVVLAGVLLKMGTYGLVRFCLPFFPNAAQQFAVPIAILALIGIIYGALVAYAQEDAKKLVAYSSVAHLGFVVLGIFAFTPEALQGAMIQMVNHGISTGALFLLIGMLYERRHTRLMADYGGIAKSVPILTFFMVFSVLASVGLPGLNGFVGEFLILLGTFKSTVLGAWWITTIATSGVIFAAVYLLTMLYKTFYGPLAADSPNATMPDLNLREIGLLVPLVVLMFWLGFGPAPFLAKSEPAVQALLEVIETKRIAALDAAGVPVEELTLPAPAVPTSAP comes from the coding sequence ATGGACCTTCTCGCTGGCCTCTCGCACCTCGTCTCGTGGGTGATCTTCCTGCCCGCGCTCGGCGCGCTCGTCACCCTTCTCATGCCGAGCGACGGGGCCGTGCGCTGGGCCGCGCTCGGCACGACGCTCGTGACGTTCGTCGTCTCGCTCGGGCTGTGGTTCGGGTTCGACCCGGCGGTCTCGACGGGAGAGGGGCCGCAGCTCGTCGAGCAGACGTTGAACTGGTTCCCCGGTGTCGATATCACCTACTTCGTCGGCGTGGACGGGCTGAACCTGCTGCTGTTGCTCCTGACGACACTGCTCGGGCCGATCATCGTGCTCTCGTCGTGGACCTACATCGGCAAGCACGTCAAGGGGTACTTCGCGCTCCTGCTGATCCTCGAGACCGGCGTGCTCGGCGTGTTCGCCTCGTTCGACCTCTTCCTGTTCTACATCTTCTTCGAGCTGACGCTGATCCCGATGTACTTCATCATCGGCATCTGGGGTGGCGAGAACCGGGTCTACGCCGCCGTCAAGTTCGTGCTCTACACGCTCTTCGGCTCGCTCCTCATGCTCGTCGGCCTCCTGTGGATCGGGTTCGCGGCGGGCGACGCCGTCAACGGCGGCGTGTTCACGACGAACTGGTACAAGCTGCTCGCCTTCGGCGTCCCGCTCGGGTCGCAGACGTGGCTCTTCGTGCTCTTCGCGCTGGCGTTCTTCATCAAGGTCCCGCTCTTCCCGTTCCACACGTGGCTCCCCGACGCCCACGTGCAGGCGCCGACGGGCGGCTCCGTGGTCCTCGCCGGCGTGCTCCTGAAGATGGGGACGTACGGGCTCGTCCGCTTCTGCCTCCCGTTCTTCCCCAACGCCGCGCAGCAGTTCGCCGTGCCAATCGCGATCCTCGCCCTCATTGGGATCATCTACGGCGCGCTCGTGGCGTACGCGCAGGAGGACGCGAAAAAGCTCGTGGCGTACTCGTCGGTGGCCCACCTCGGCTTCGTCGTCCTCGGCATCTTCGCGTTTACGCCGGAGGCGTTGCAGGGCGCGATGATCCAGATGGTCAACCACGGGATCTCGACGGGCGCGCTCTTCCTCCTCATCGGGATGCTCTACGAGCGGCGCCACACGCGGCTGATGGCCGACTACGGCGGGATCGCGAAGTCCGTCCCGATCCTGACCTTCTTCATGGTGTTCAGCGTGCTCGCCTCCGTCGGGCTGCCGGGGCTGAACGGGTTCGTCGGCGAGTTCCTGATCCTGCTCGGGACGTTCAAGAGCACGGTCCTCGGCGCGTGGTGGATCACGACGATCGCGACGAGCGGGGTGATCTTCGCCGCCGTCTATCTCCTGACGATGCTCTACAAGACGTTCTACGGCCCGCTCGCCGCCGACTCGCCGAACGCGACGATGCCGGACCTCAACCTCCGCGAGATCGGCCTCCTCGTCCCGCTCGTGGTGCTGATGTTCTGGCTCGGCTTCGGCCCGGCGCCGTTCCTCGCCAAGAGCGAGCCCGCCGTGCAGGCCCTGCTCGAAGTCATCGAGACGAAGCGGATCGCCGCACTCGACGCGGCCGGCGTGCCGGTCGAAGAGCTCACGCTGCCGGCCCCAGCTGTTCCGACCTCGGCACCGTAG
- the nuoK gene encoding NADH-quinone oxidoreductase subunit NuoK — protein MELTLNWYLSLSAVLFVIGVLGVLLRRNAIVIFLSIELMLNAVNLTLVAFAQSFADVDGLILVFFVMSVAAAEAAVGLAIVIALFRNKTTVNVNEINLFRG, from the coding sequence GTGGAACTCACCCTCAACTGGTACCTCTCGCTCTCGGCCGTGCTGTTCGTGATCGGCGTGCTCGGGGTGCTCCTCCGGCGCAACGCGATCGTGATCTTCCTCTCGATCGAGCTCATGCTCAACGCGGTGAACCTCACGCTCGTCGCCTTCGCCCAGAGCTTCGCGGACGTGGACGGGCTGATCCTGGTGTTCTTCGTGATGAGCGTGGCCGCGGCCGAGGCCGCCGTCGGGCTCGCCATCGTGATCGCGCTCTTCCGCAACAAGACGACCGTGAACGTCAACGAGATCAACCTCTTTCGCGGCTAG
- a CDS encoding NADH-quinone oxidoreductase subunit L yields the protein METSVRLILLLPLFGAALIGLMGLFAPAFRKQEKLIGIIGTAAVAIPFVLTVMLFLGQHGGFEVVRTYTWMVAGDLSLAFDYRIDALSLLMTLIVTGIGALIHLYSIGYMHGDDGFWRFFAYLNLFIFAMLNLVLAENLVVLFLGWEGVGLCSYLLIGFWYTDLKNSAAANKAFIVNRIGDFAFLLGMFVLYKAMVGAGVTPFGLDFTTIFENMDVLTAGTASVIVLLMFIGATGKSAQIPLFVWLPDAMAGPTPVSALIHAATMVTSGLYLLARLSPVVLEAPGVMILIAFVGAITAIMAATIAITQNDIKKVLAYSTVSQLGYMFVAAGVGAFFVAIFHVMTHAFFKACLFLGSGSVIHAMHHVEHELEHKGVIPKHHGDHDTPLDSEKHQDPLRNNPLPYDGPFDAQDMRTMGGLRKHMPITAITFLISTAAIAGFPFLSGFFSKDEILFKAFELGYDGAFWAYIVWGIGIVTALLTAVYMTRAYVLTFEGRERWPDAVDTKPHESPWTMTVPLVVLAFFAAIAGFFGLPAVLGESWIHHYLGAAYGGPVAEAETVHHVSHAIEWGLLGLGGLIAIVGMGFAWLNYKTSGVQTDNTVRRKLGAVYTLLANKYYVDEAYDATIVRPITEGSRRGLAPFDAKVVDGAVNGTASLVRRLSGWGRGMQTGVVQNYALALVLGVVVVVALMIFV from the coding sequence ATGGAAACTTCCGTACGGCTCATCCTCCTCCTGCCGCTCTTCGGCGCGGCCCTCATCGGGCTGATGGGGCTCTTCGCCCCGGCCTTCCGGAAGCAGGAGAAGCTCATCGGGATCATCGGGACGGCGGCCGTGGCGATCCCGTTCGTGCTCACCGTCATGCTGTTCCTCGGGCAGCACGGCGGGTTCGAGGTCGTCCGGACGTACACGTGGATGGTGGCGGGCGACCTCTCGCTCGCGTTCGACTACCGGATCGACGCGCTCTCGCTCCTGATGACGCTGATCGTGACGGGCATCGGCGCGCTGATCCACCTGTACTCGATCGGGTACATGCACGGCGATGACGGGTTCTGGCGCTTCTTCGCGTACCTGAACCTGTTCATCTTCGCGATGCTCAACCTCGTGCTCGCGGAGAACCTCGTCGTCCTCTTCCTCGGGTGGGAGGGCGTCGGGCTGTGCTCGTACCTCCTCATCGGGTTCTGGTACACCGACCTCAAGAACTCGGCGGCGGCGAACAAGGCGTTCATCGTCAACCGCATCGGCGACTTCGCCTTCCTCCTCGGGATGTTCGTGCTCTACAAGGCGATGGTAGGCGCGGGCGTGACGCCGTTCGGGCTCGACTTCACGACGATCTTCGAGAACATGGACGTGCTGACGGCGGGGACGGCCTCCGTCATCGTCCTCCTCATGTTCATCGGGGCAACGGGCAAGAGCGCGCAGATCCCGCTCTTCGTGTGGCTCCCCGACGCCATGGCCGGCCCGACGCCGGTGTCGGCGCTGATCCACGCGGCGACGATGGTGACGAGCGGGCTCTACCTCCTGGCCCGCCTCAGCCCGGTCGTGCTCGAAGCGCCCGGCGTGATGATCCTCATCGCTTTCGTCGGCGCGATCACGGCGATCATGGCGGCGACGATCGCGATCACGCAGAACGACATCAAGAAGGTCCTCGCGTACTCGACCGTCTCGCAGCTCGGCTACATGTTCGTCGCGGCGGGCGTCGGCGCGTTCTTCGTCGCGATCTTCCACGTGATGACGCACGCCTTCTTCAAGGCCTGTCTCTTCCTCGGCTCCGGCTCGGTGATCCACGCGATGCACCACGTCGAGCACGAACTCGAGCACAAGGGCGTGATCCCGAAGCACCACGGCGACCACGACACCCCGCTCGACTCGGAGAAGCACCAGGACCCGCTCCGCAACAACCCGCTGCCGTACGACGGGCCGTTCGACGCGCAGGACATGCGGACGATGGGCGGCCTCCGCAAGCACATGCCGATCACGGCGATCACCTTCCTCATCTCTACCGCCGCCATTGCTGGTTTCCCTTTTCTCTCTGGGTTCTTCTCGAAGGACGAGATCCTGTTCAAGGCGTTCGAACTGGGCTACGACGGCGCGTTCTGGGCGTACATCGTATGGGGCATCGGGATCGTGACGGCGCTCCTGACGGCCGTGTACATGACGCGGGCGTACGTGCTTACGTTCGAGGGCCGCGAGCGCTGGCCCGACGCCGTGGACACGAAGCCGCACGAGAGCCCATGGACGATGACGGTCCCGCTCGTCGTACTCGCTTTCTTCGCCGCGATCGCTGGGTTCTTTGGGCTGCCGGCCGTGCTCGGCGAGAGCTGGATCCACCACTACCTCGGCGCGGCGTACGGCGGGCCGGTGGCCGAAGCGGAGACCGTGCACCACGTCTCGCACGCCATCGAGTGGGGGCTGCTCGGGCTCGGTGGCCTGATAGCCATCGTCGGCATGGGCTTCGCGTGGCTGAACTATAAAACGAGCGGGGTGCAGACGGACAACACGGTCCGCCGCAAGCTCGGCGCGGTCTACACCCTCCTCGCGAACAAGTACTACGTCGACGAGGCCTACGACGCGACCATCGTCCGCCCGATCACCGAGGGCTCGCGCCGCGGCCTCGCCCCGTTCGATGCGAAGGTCGTGGACGGCGCGGTGAACGGCACCGCGAGCCTCGTCCGCCGCCTCAGCGGGTGGGGACGTGGGATGCAGACCGGCGTCGTGCAGAACTACGCCCTCGCCCTCGTGCTCGGCGTCGTCGTCGTCGTCGCCCTCATGATCTTCGTTTAG
- a CDS encoding Ppx/GppA phosphatase family protein has product MPVPLYPTTDATLDPAPGVETSAVPGAIRLCVIDIGSNSFHAVVFDAFPDGTFAIVATLKEMVQLGEGGFTTHQLTEAAQARGLAALASIREMADGYGVSDYVACATSAVREAENGGEFIERAREETGIYIRTISGEIEAELIYKAVRHAVDLAEPSLLVDIGGGSTEFIVADRDGMHFATSLKLGAARMTEQFVTTDPVEAPEFQALRAHIRRELGPVFRVAHERGVRRVIGSSGTLQNLATLASSSFGEAGQIFDYVFDAVNIRRATKLVMRSDRAERLGMPGLLEKRVDQIVAGATLIDVVLKDLGIKRFEVSPDALREGIVVDFVERNYKWIKRLAPFRSVRRRSVYDLAIRLRWDEAHARHVTRLALRLFDATEPLHSRGEHARELLEYAAILRDVGYAVSRRSHHKHSLYVIKNADLKGFTPDEIAVIANVARYHRAGLPSERHADYARLDGEQRRLVDELAAILRLANGLDRSHFQNVIHFDAHCEDDRLRLVVQTKADPQLDVWAAGRGAGLFRRTFGLPVRVEVEGA; this is encoded by the coding sequence ATGCCTGTCCCGCTCTACCCGACGACGGACGCCACCCTCGACCCCGCCCCCGGCGTCGAGACCAGCGCCGTACCCGGCGCGATCCGGCTCTGCGTCATCGACATCGGCTCGAACTCGTTCCACGCCGTCGTCTTCGACGCCTTCCCCGACGGCACGTTCGCGATCGTCGCCACGCTCAAGGAGATGGTGCAGCTCGGCGAGGGCGGGTTCACGACGCACCAGTTGACCGAGGCGGCGCAGGCGCGCGGGCTCGCCGCCCTCGCCAGCATCCGCGAGATGGCCGACGGCTACGGCGTGTCCGACTACGTCGCCTGCGCCACGAGCGCGGTGCGCGAGGCCGAGAACGGCGGCGAGTTCATCGAGCGGGCGCGCGAGGAGACCGGGATCTACATCCGCACGATCTCGGGCGAGATCGAGGCCGAGCTGATCTACAAAGCCGTCCGCCACGCCGTCGACCTCGCCGAGCCGTCGCTCCTCGTCGACATCGGCGGCGGCTCGACGGAGTTCATCGTGGCCGACCGCGACGGGATGCACTTCGCCACGAGCCTCAAGCTTGGCGCGGCGCGGATGACGGAGCAGTTCGTCACGACCGATCCCGTGGAGGCGCCGGAGTTCCAGGCGCTCCGGGCGCACATCCGCCGCGAGCTCGGGCCGGTCTTCCGCGTGGCGCACGAGCGCGGCGTCCGCCGCGTCATCGGCAGCTCGGGCACGCTGCAGAACCTCGCCACGCTCGCGTCGTCGTCGTTCGGCGAGGCCGGGCAGATCTTCGACTACGTCTTCGACGCCGTCAACATCCGGCGCGCGACGAAGCTCGTCATGCGCTCCGACCGCGCAGAGCGGCTGGGGATGCCTGGCCTGCTGGAGAAGCGCGTGGACCAGATCGTCGCCGGGGCCACGCTCATCGACGTCGTGCTGAAGGACCTCGGGATCAAGCGGTTCGAGGTCAGCCCCGACGCGCTCCGCGAGGGGATCGTGGTCGACTTCGTCGAGCGGAACTACAAGTGGATCAAGCGGCTCGCGCCGTTCCGCAGCGTGCGGCGGCGGAGCGTCTACGACCTCGCGATCCGGCTCCGGTGGGACGAGGCCCACGCCCGCCACGTCACCCGCCTCGCCCTCCGCCTCTTCGACGCGACCGAGCCGCTCCACAGCCGGGGCGAGCACGCGCGCGAGCTGCTCGAATACGCCGCGATCCTCCGCGACGTGGGCTACGCCGTCAGCCGCCGGAGCCACCACAAGCACTCACTCTACGTCATCAAAAACGCTGACCTCAAGGGGTTCACGCCCGACGAGATCGCCGTCATCGCGAATGTTGCCCGCTACCACCGCGCTGGCCTCCCGAGCGAGCGCCACGCCGACTACGCCCGGCTCGACGGCGAGCAGCGGCGCCTCGTCGACGAACTCGCCGCGATCCTCCGCCTCGCGAACGGCCTCGACCGCAGCCACTTCCAGAACGTCATCCACTTCGACGCCCACTGCGAGGACGACCGGCTCCGCCTCGTCGTGCAGACGAAAGCCGACCCGCAGCTCGACGTGTGGGCGGCGGGCCGGGGCGCGGGGCTGTTCCGCCGCACGTTTGGTCTGCCTGTCCGCGTCGAGGTAGAAGGGGCGTAG
- a CDS encoding NADH-quinone oxidoreductase subunit J, whose translation MIGPLLFFLFAVLAIVGALGMLIARNPVSSALWMVMNLFSIACLYLTLHAQFIAIIQILVYAGAIMVLFLFVIMLLNLGEVPRLPAFDWRKGVAFLLGVAVLAQILYVVALGLDVVPTTTTPFEASVNGSAEAVGLVLFTDYAFTIQIIGVLLLAATIGAVLLAKKRFV comes from the coding sequence ATGATCGGACCCCTCCTGTTTTTCCTGTTTGCCGTCCTCGCGATTGTCGGCGCGCTCGGCATGCTGATCGCGCGCAACCCGGTGTCGAGCGCGCTGTGGATGGTGATGAACCTGTTCTCGATCGCGTGCCTCTACCTCACGCTGCACGCGCAGTTCATCGCCATCATCCAGATCCTCGTCTACGCCGGGGCGATCATGGTGCTGTTCCTCTTCGTGATCATGCTCCTCAACCTCGGCGAAGTCCCGCGCCTGCCGGCCTTCGACTGGCGGAAGGGCGTGGCCTTCCTCCTCGGCGTCGCCGTTCTCGCGCAGATCCTCTACGTCGTCGCCCTCGGCCTCGACGTGGTGCCGACGACGACGACGCCTTTCGAGGCGAGCGTGAACGGCTCGGCCGAGGCCGTCGGCCTCGTGCTCTTCACCGACTACGCCTTCACGATCCAGATCATCGGCGTGCTCCTGCTCGCGGCCACGATCGGCGCCGTCCTCCTCGCCAAGAAGCGATTCGTTTGA